From a region of the Spirochaetota bacterium genome:
- a CDS encoding glycosyltransferase family 39 protein — translation MTTYRALTNFQWSVSLFIGALCLRLFHLDSMSLWQDEGATAFQINHTTLQDAYRSVMSEGFMAPLSHLSIYLFSKIAGLSEWALRFPSALYGSLSVVVLYYIGMLLFKKRSAVIGAILFLLSPLHIWYSQEARMYSLWVLLTLLLLFLFLKILKLSTLRTWILFTLIAVSMLWTHLNSIYIFAAIGIYFLLYIKRYTKEFISFIGCMFVITISYIPGILAFFNAEFSNIGGMHKTGILDLIYAIFTFNVGTSFGPPITEIRSLHALYGAESLKIIFQEYGIILIPSALFLLYLILCTFIYYIKDQDIENRLGYLIPFFIPSLFIFLTAFFSNSVPFNVRYILYALPLYLLLIGHGIEKMNIYTRFISILILLLITGFSLYNHYYNPIYSKVDLRGAIRYLDVNIKDKDAALIFHESVLRVAQYYAPSGRLNDFCMPFDITVDKAIGNTSFHSRMFFVKSIRIQKYRDGVVDKTYKYYFNNFKLEKKVNFNKIEITIFRNHNLNPVVLSRESI, via the coding sequence ATGACAACTTACAGAGCGTTAACCAATTTTCAATGGTCTGTATCTCTATTCATAGGAGCGCTATGCCTTCGATTGTTTCATCTTGATAGCATGAGTCTTTGGCAAGATGAGGGTGCAACGGCTTTTCAGATTAATCATACTACTCTACAAGATGCTTATCGTTCAGTAATGAGTGAAGGATTTATGGCTCCCTTGAGTCATCTTTCCATATATCTTTTTAGCAAAATTGCTGGATTAAGTGAATGGGCGCTTAGATTCCCTTCTGCTTTATATGGTTCTCTATCTGTTGTTGTGCTTTATTATATAGGGATGTTGCTATTTAAAAAACGAAGCGCTGTTATTGGCGCTATACTGTTCCTTTTATCACCCCTTCATATCTGGTATTCTCAAGAAGCAAGGATGTATTCATTGTGGGTGCTGCTAACACTTCTCTTATTATTTCTATTTCTCAAGATATTAAAACTTAGTACTCTACGAACGTGGATCCTCTTTACACTCATTGCAGTATCTATGTTATGGACACATCTAAATTCAATATATATATTTGCTGCAATTGGTATCTATTTTCTACTTTATATAAAGAGATATACAAAAGAATTTATAAGTTTTATCGGTTGTATGTTTGTAATTACTATAAGCTATATTCCTGGTATATTAGCCTTCTTTAATGCAGAGTTTTCTAATATTGGCGGTATGCATAAAACTGGTATTCTTGATTTAATATATGCAATTTTTACTTTTAATGTTGGAACTAGTTTCGGGCCTCCTATCACGGAAATCAGGTCACTTCATGCTCTATATGGAGCAGAATCCTTGAAAATAATTTTTCAAGAATATGGTATTATTCTTATTCCTTCAGCACTTTTTCTTTTATATCTTATACTTTGTACTTTTATATATTATATTAAGGATCAAGATATTGAGAACAGGCTAGGCTATTTGATACCTTTCTTTATACCTTCACTTTTTATTTTCTTAACTGCCTTTTTCTCTAATAGTGTACCATTTAATGTTAGATATATCCTATACGCTCTACCCTTATACCTGCTTCTTATAGGACATGGAATTGAAAAGATGAATATCTATACTAGATTTATCTCAATTTTAATATTATTATTGATAACAGGATTCTCACTATACAATCATTATTATAATCCCATATATAGCAAGGTCGATTTGAGGGGGGCTATTAGATATCTTGATGTGAATATTAAAGACAAAGATGCAGCTCTCATCTTTCATGAGAGTGTTCTGAGAGTAGCTCAATATTATGCCCCTTCAGGTAGATTAAATGACTTCTGTATGCCCTTTGATATTACAGTTGATAAGGCTATTGGAAATACATCTTTTCATAGTAGAATGTTTTTTGTGAAATCCATAAGAATTCAGAAGTATAGAGATGGGGTTGTGGATAAAACCTATAAATATTATTTTAATAATTTTAAATTAGAAAAGAAAGTCAATTTTAACAAGATTGAAATAACTATTTTTAGAAATCATAATCTTAATCCTGTTGTCCTTTCTCGGGAAAGTATATAA
- the asnB gene encoding asparagine synthase (glutamine-hydrolyzing) — MCGIAGIYNTRARNPVDSSVLEKMIESLRHRGPDETGFHINNDIALGQSRLSIIDLSGGKQPIYNEDKTICVTLNGEIFNYIELREQLIKKGHVFSTHSDTEVLVHLYEDYGKDFLQHLNGQFGIALWDETNKELILARDRVGIRPLFYSILNDGSLLYASEMKAIFCHPGIKPELDPHGIDQIFSFWVNIPPRTVFKDINELAPGHFLTVSQGGIKSYKFWDYQYPDERDFEDKPLSYYVERLNEKLYDAVTIRLRADVPVAAYLSGGIDSSIITSLVKKYHNNDLITFSVAFHDADYDERPYQMEMVDFLNTDHRIIEADYNNIGNAYSDVVWYAEKPMIRTAPAPLYLLSGLVRDNNIKVVLTGEGADEMFGGYNIFKEDKIRRFWAKYPNSRWRPKLLSSLYPYIAKDQRAERFWQLFFKKGLTDTDNKYYSHNIRWNNTSQIKQLFNNQFRESFDDNLIFQELEDYINPEIRRWHPLCRAQYLESSLFMAGYLLSSQGDRMMMGNSVEGRFPFLDHNVIEFANTIPPKYKIKVLNEKFILKKTFEQILPSSIINRPKQPYRAPISQCFTENNNISSSMISEKNIDKFGYFVPESVKNLLKKFSQKGGKNISARDDMALVGIVSLQLLHYHFIERYQDNFSTLSIKK; from the coding sequence ATGTGCGGAATAGCAGGTATCTATAACACAAGAGCTCGAAATCCAGTCGATTCATCAGTACTAGAAAAGATGATTGAATCGCTCAGGCATAGGGGGCCAGATGAAACAGGTTTCCACATAAACAATGATATCGCACTTGGGCAAAGCAGGCTTAGTATAATTGATCTATCAGGCGGGAAACAGCCGATTTACAATGAGGATAAAACAATTTGCGTGACTCTGAACGGAGAGATATTCAATTATATTGAGTTAAGAGAACAATTGATTAAAAAGGGTCATGTATTTTCCACCCATAGCGATACAGAGGTTCTTGTTCATCTTTATGAAGATTATGGCAAGGACTTCCTTCAACATCTCAATGGTCAGTTTGGCATTGCGCTATGGGATGAAACGAATAAAGAGTTAATATTAGCGAGAGACCGCGTTGGAATACGTCCACTCTTTTATTCTATTTTGAATGATGGCAGCTTGTTATACGCCTCTGAGATGAAGGCCATTTTCTGTCATCCTGGGATAAAACCAGAACTTGATCCTCATGGCATTGATCAAATATTCAGCTTCTGGGTTAACATTCCACCAAGGACAGTATTTAAAGACATAAATGAACTTGCTCCGGGCCACTTTCTTACTGTTTCGCAAGGTGGAATTAAGAGTTACAAATTCTGGGATTATCAATATCCAGACGAAAGAGATTTCGAAGATAAACCCCTATCCTACTATGTTGAAAGATTGAATGAAAAACTATATGATGCGGTAACCATTCGCCTTCGTGCGGATGTGCCTGTTGCAGCCTATCTAAGCGGTGGCATCGACTCCTCAATCATCACATCGCTTGTAAAAAAATATCATAATAATGATCTTATTACTTTCTCAGTCGCATTTCATGATGCGGACTATGATGAACGCCCCTACCAGATGGAGATGGTAGATTTCTTAAATACTGACCATCGAATTATTGAAGCTGATTACAATAATATTGGAAATGCATATTCTGACGTGGTATGGTATGCTGAAAAACCGATGATTCGAACTGCGCCTGCCCCGCTTTATTTGTTATCAGGTTTAGTGCGGGATAATAACATCAAGGTAGTGCTAACCGGAGAAGGGGCTGATGAAATGTTTGGTGGTTATAATATTTTTAAGGAGGATAAAATCCGTCGTTTCTGGGCAAAATATCCGAATTCCAGATGGCGTCCCAAACTCCTCTCGTCATTATATCCCTATATCGCTAAGGATCAAAGGGCGGAAAGATTCTGGCAATTATTCTTTAAGAAGGGACTCACTGATACAGATAATAAATATTATTCCCATAACATCCGTTGGAATAATACCTCACAGATAAAACAGCTCTTCAACAACCAATTTAGAGAGTCCTTTGATGATAATCTGATATTTCAGGAATTAGAAGATTATATAAATCCGGAGATAAGAAGATGGCACCCGCTCTGCAGGGCTCAATATCTGGAGTCATCCCTATTTATGGCAGGATACCTGCTCTCATCTCAAGGCGATCGAATGATGATGGGTAATTCTGTAGAGGGGAGATTCCCATTTCTGGATCATAATGTTATAGAATTTGCAAACACCATACCGCCAAAATATAAAATAAAGGTGCTGAATGAAAAATTCATATTGAAAAAAACCTTTGAACAGATCTTACCCAGTTCAATTATTAACAGACCAAAACAACCCTATCGCGCGCCAATAAGTCAATGTTTTACAGAAAACAACAATATATCCTCATCAATGATATCTGAGAAAAATATCGATAAATTCGGGTACTTTGTACCAGAGAGCGTAAAAAATTTATTGAAAAAATTTTCACAAAAGGGTGGGAAAAATATCAGCGCACGCGATGACATGGCTTTGGTGGGTATTGTTTCTCTGCAATTGTTGCATTATCATTTTATTGAGAGGTATCAAGATAATTTTTCTACCCTTAGTATAAAAAAATAG
- the aspS gene encoding aspartate--tRNA(Asn) ligase: protein MQRDKNYSDRVYCNDLEDYVNKDIKIAGWIHRKKNLGGIEFYDLRDRSGFTQLVIEGDGLKERLNLETVVEIYGQVTKEERSPYNNIEIKVKTINIIGRAANDLPISINNNSGNINLPTILDNRTISVRNPKILNTFRIQSEIVKLFGEYLSEHKFIEIKTPKIISSGTEGGSNIFEIKYFGNSAFLAQSPQFYKQTMVGSGFERVFEIGPVFRAELHNTVRHLNEYVSLDYEMGFIKDEQDIIDMQEGLIKYIFKKLKEKFAYELEEAGSPIDLPEIIPRIHFLEALEIVESFGIRDMEEGDISPEGERVICEYFEREKNSSLVYIIGYPVKKRPMYTMPDERLPGYTRSFDLLYNGIEITTGGQRIHDYDMLRENVLSFGCNPRDFSHYMDIFRFGMPPHGGLGMGLERLTMKILNLKNIREASLFPRDINRLSP, encoded by the coding sequence ATGCAAAGAGATAAAAATTATTCTGACAGGGTATATTGTAATGATCTTGAAGACTATGTGAATAAAGATATTAAAATCGCAGGATGGATTCATAGAAAGAAGAACCTTGGCGGCATTGAGTTTTACGATTTAAGGGACAGGAGTGGTTTCACACAGCTTGTTATTGAGGGGGATGGACTTAAGGAACGTTTAAATCTCGAAACGGTTGTTGAAATCTATGGGCAAGTGACAAAGGAAGAGCGTAGTCCATATAACAATATTGAAATAAAGGTAAAGACAATAAATATTATTGGCAGGGCTGCTAATGATCTGCCTATCAGCATTAATAATAACTCAGGCAACATAAATCTCCCGACAATACTTGATAATAGAACTATTTCAGTAAGGAATCCGAAAATTCTAAATACATTCAGAATCCAGTCAGAGATAGTTAAGCTCTTTGGAGAATACCTTTCAGAACATAAATTTATTGAAATAAAAACACCCAAGATCATTTCTTCCGGAACTGAGGGGGGCAGTAATATATTTGAGATAAAATATTTTGGAAACTCAGCATTTCTAGCCCAATCGCCACAGTTTTATAAACAGACCATGGTAGGGAGCGGATTTGAACGGGTATTTGAGATCGGTCCGGTATTCAGGGCAGAGCTTCATAACACAGTGAGACATTTAAATGAGTATGTGAGCCTGGATTATGAAATGGGATTTATAAAGGATGAGCAGGATATTATTGATATGCAGGAAGGGCTTATAAAATACATTTTCAAAAAATTGAAAGAAAAGTTTGCATATGAATTAGAAGAGGCTGGTTCCCCAATTGATTTGCCTGAAATCATTCCCAGAATTCACTTTCTGGAGGCCCTGGAAATTGTAGAGTCATTCGGTATAAGGGATATGGAAGAGGGTGACATTTCACCTGAGGGTGAAAGGGTTATATGTGAATATTTTGAAAGGGAGAAAAACTCATCCCTTGTTTATATAATCGGTTATCCTGTAAAAAAGAGACCTATGTACACAATGCCCGATGAGCGATTGCCTGGTTACACCAGAAGCTTTGATTTGCTCTACAATGGAATTGAAATTACTACAGGGGGACAGCGGATTCATGATTATGATATGCTCAGGGAGAATGTTTTAAGTTTTGGCTGCAATCCACGTGATTTTAGTCATTACATGGATATCTTCAGGTTTGGCATGCCGCCGCATGGCGGACTGGGTATGGGATTGGAAAGGCTGACAATGAAAATTCTAAATCTGAAAAATATTCGAGAGGCCTCCCTCTTCCCGAGGGATATAAATCGGCTATCCCCATAG
- the gatB gene encoding Asp-tRNA(Asn)/Glu-tRNA(Gln) amidotransferase subunit GatB produces MKEKGTINIEKLIGLATFDVSEEEKGQLEKELEDFLEYARVINNAPCQDMKPVSHAVYKDPYLREDESETWADLDMLIKNGPSVLGTNYIAPPQKGRTGIDEKSLERNVITEKGIEYEAVIGLEVHAQLNTKTKLFCKCSTEFGRESNSNTCPVCSGHPGVLPVLNKEAVNMAILAGLAAKSTVNNRSIFARKNYFYPDLPKGYQISQFEEPICSGGYVDVEVDGPVKRIRLNRIHMEEDAGKMVHVGAPGIWGSKASAIDFNRCSVPLLEIVTEPDISSPKEAREYVMMIRAILVSLGICDGNMEEGSLRCDANVSIRPVGSAELGVKTEIKNMNSFKAIEKALDYEIDRQRKMKKAGIPIEQETRLWDDSAQKTYLMRSKEESHDYRYFPDPDLLPLELTDEWINGLKDRLPLLPLERKKTYKEEYGFNNDEARLFMINPDYADFFEEVLKIYDKPRILANWFFSEILSYIDNDIQNMHIQPADLSEFLKKINSGEISGKIGKDVIKRAFATNKGLIEIIDQEGIKQIIDPDAIEKIVDEILEKNPSQVDLYRSGKTKIMGFFVGEVMKATNGKANPGMANEILREKLS; encoded by the coding sequence ATGAAAGAAAAAGGAACAATAAATATTGAGAAACTGATTGGACTTGCAACTTTTGATGTAAGCGAAGAAGAAAAGGGTCAGCTCGAAAAGGAGTTAGAGGATTTTTTGGAATATGCCAGGGTAATCAATAATGCCCCCTGCCAGGACATGAAACCGGTCAGTCATGCTGTTTACAAAGATCCCTATCTGCGAGAGGATGAATCTGAGACATGGGCTGATCTGGATATGCTCATTAAAAATGGTCCATCCGTTCTTGGTACAAATTATATTGCCCCTCCCCAAAAAGGGAGGACAGGAATTGATGAAAAGTCCCTGGAACGGAATGTAATTACAGAGAAGGGCATTGAGTATGAGGCGGTAATTGGATTAGAGGTGCATGCCCAGTTGAATACGAAGACAAAATTGTTCTGTAAATGCTCTACTGAATTCGGCAGGGAATCAAACAGCAATACCTGTCCTGTATGCTCCGGACACCCCGGTGTATTGCCTGTTCTAAATAAAGAGGCTGTTAATATGGCAATACTTGCCGGGCTGGCTGCAAAATCAACAGTAAATAATCGCTCCATCTTTGCCAGGAAAAATTATTTTTATCCTGATTTGCCCAAGGGTTACCAGATTTCCCAATTTGAGGAGCCTATCTGCAGCGGCGGATATGTTGATGTGGAGGTCGATGGGCCTGTTAAAAGGATCAGATTAAACCGCATCCACATGGAAGAGGACGCTGGAAAGATGGTTCATGTGGGAGCGCCAGGCATCTGGGGATCAAAGGCGAGCGCTATAGACTTTAACAGATGCAGCGTTCCTCTTCTCGAAATTGTCACTGAGCCGGATATATCAAGTCCAAAGGAGGCCAGGGAGTATGTTATGATGATACGGGCCATACTGGTTTCCCTGGGCATATGCGACGGCAATATGGAAGAGGGCAGCCTGCGCTGTGATGCCAATGTGTCTATAAGACCTGTGGGAAGCGCTGAACTGGGGGTTAAAACTGAAATTAAGAATATGAACTCCTTTAAGGCAATTGAAAAAGCCCTGGATTATGAGATTGACCGCCAGAGGAAGATGAAAAAAGCAGGCATTCCTATTGAACAGGAAACAAGATTATGGGATGATAGCGCTCAGAAGACATATCTGATGAGAAGTAAAGAGGAATCCCATGATTATAGATATTTCCCCGATCCTGATCTGTTGCCCCTTGAATTAACTGATGAATGGATCAATGGCCTTAAAGATAGATTACCCCTTTTGCCTCTGGAAAGGAAGAAGACATACAAAGAGGAATACGGCTTTAACAATGACGAGGCCCGTTTATTCATGATCAATCCGGACTATGCTGATTTCTTTGAGGAGGTACTGAAGATCTATGATAAGCCCAGAATACTGGCAAACTGGTTTTTTAGTGAGATATTATCCTACATTGATAACGATATTCAGAATATGCATATTCAACCAGCAGATTTATCAGAGTTTCTCAAGAAGATTAATAGCGGAGAAATAAGCGGCAAGATTGGCAAGGACGTGATAAAAAGGGCCTTTGCCACGAATAAGGGATTGATTGAGATTATTGACCAGGAAGGGATTAAACAGATCATTGATCCAGATGCTATTGAGAAGATAGTTGATGAGATTCTTGAGAAGAATCCATCCCAGGTTGATTTGTATAGAAGCGGTAAGACCAAAATAATGGGCTTCTTTGTTGGGGAGGTGATGAAAGCCACTAATGGGAAGGCCAATCCAGGGATGGCAAATGAGATATTAAGGGAAAAGCTCAGTTAA
- a CDS encoding glutamate-ammonia-ligase adenylyltransferase → MKRIITYETIKSACPDIDDNIINDHLARLESDYFYYFSRNNIFDHLRAVSELSYKNPVKVITNLSSDECITCTVIARDYPAVFSLITGILSSLDYRIISGKIFTYKKDSVSPHTPKPGFKKNPSAALKKTTNKRIIIDHFYGRLSTGIFSHIWVNELTDCLNSVFKLIEKDDSGLSAARRSVNELAARKLENITECQSILYPVKIEIDNKNEFYTEMRVVSEDTPFFLYALSTALSMQNVQIEHVNIDTIQMQVIDEFRIVNSLGSKIENEDTINRIKLSVLLTKQFTSFIGTAPDPYVALSRFEYLTSEILSLPEKSNWLEILSNPHLMKDLARLLGASDFLWEDFIRLQYETILPLLEAKGEKKGFTETASSISDRLSKAMKGVEDRGEQRRILNEFKDIEIFHIDLDHILNPETDFRILSERLTMLAEVVIDTVAGYSYKHLSDIYGYPTTVAGLYDKFCIFGLGKFGGAALGYASDIEILLVYSDNGQTDGTDSIKNSDFFNRLVKEIIGFIKAKKEGIFRLDLRLRPYGIDGPLACSLDSFCKYYGAGGDAHSYERLALVRMRPVGGDVDFGEQLIRLRNEFIYSTNSIDIKELHNLRRKQFIEKTQEGRINAKYSPGALVDIEYTVQILQIMFGRENLSLRTPRIHDALNALAEHGILEWVEVVDVIGAYDFFRELINGLRMLRGSVEDLFLPSIDSIEYGHLARRMGYKVEGDLSQVKQLHIEFETRSAMVRTFIERHFGGTILLGDDVRNIADLILSKDLSDSISRKILSDYGFKNPERAIVNLKNLASGNKQELFVRIAVLATDILLHKPDPDMALNNWERFIDVISDPVRHFQEMLSQPKKLDILLSIFSTSQYLSDTLIKNPDFLEWLILPKNLYKSLNKTEIEDELKKLYQSSESHGDWLNSIRLIKKREILRIGTRDICLNMPLPDITEDLSVLAEAFIDVVSGINLSLLNTEDASVHWDNILNNFSIMAFGKLGGNELNYSSDIDIMLIYDAGDNSTGMQSDEAFYGNIYSTIIEKLLSDLSSHTEEGHAYRVDLRLRPYGSSGALAYSIENLVDYYNNIADLWEIQALLKLRPVAGNLPVGYKFIDKVKEIYNNRITHKSVIESIRRLRSLAVKENSSRILSGIDIKNGIGGIRDIEFLVQGLQLINLPSNSGLLEANTLKALTVLKKINILNQDVVKSLREEYIFLRKVEHYLQLYEDRQVHSLPADPVKLEALAKSMLGIDAKAPQFMSKLKDYQHRIREAYDRYLIPHNDNEVSHQ, encoded by the coding sequence ATGAAAAGAATAATTACTTATGAAACAATTAAATCCGCATGTCCGGATATTGATGACAATATAATAAATGATCACCTGGCAAGGCTCGAAAGCGATTATTTTTATTATTTTTCAAGGAATAATATATTTGATCACCTTAGGGCAGTATCTGAACTCTCTTATAAAAATCCTGTAAAGGTAATAACCAATTTATCATCTGATGAATGTATAACATGTACAGTGATAGCTAGAGATTATCCTGCTGTATTTTCGCTTATTACTGGTATACTCTCAAGTTTGGATTATAGGATTATTTCTGGTAAAATATTTACCTACAAAAAGGATTCTGTTTCTCCCCACACTCCAAAACCAGGATTTAAGAAAAATCCTTCAGCAGCCCTTAAAAAGACTACTAATAAAAGAATTATTATTGATCACTTTTATGGCAGACTCTCTACAGGGATTTTTTCTCATATCTGGGTCAATGAGTTGACCGACTGTCTCAATTCAGTCTTTAAATTGATTGAAAAGGATGATAGCGGGTTATCTGCTGCAAGGAGGAGTGTAAATGAACTGGCAGCCAGAAAGCTGGAAAATATTACAGAATGCCAATCGATATTATACCCAGTAAAAATTGAAATAGATAACAAAAATGAATTTTACACAGAGATGAGGGTCGTCTCTGAGGATACCCCCTTTTTCCTCTATGCATTATCAACAGCACTCAGCATGCAGAATGTCCAGATTGAGCATGTTAATATAGATACAATCCAGATGCAGGTTATTGATGAGTTCAGAATTGTAAATTCCTTGGGCAGCAAGATAGAAAACGAAGATACAATCAATAGAATTAAATTATCCGTATTGCTGACAAAACAATTTACCTCTTTTATAGGGACTGCCCCGGATCCCTATGTGGCCCTATCACGTTTTGAGTATCTTACAAGTGAGATATTGTCCCTTCCTGAGAAGAGCAACTGGCTGGAGATACTTTCAAATCCACATTTGATGAAAGATCTTGCAAGACTCTTAGGCGCAAGCGATTTTCTATGGGAGGATTTTATTCGACTTCAATATGAGACCATCCTTCCGCTTTTAGAAGCTAAAGGTGAGAAAAAAGGATTTACAGAAACCGCTTCATCCATTTCGGATAGATTGTCCAAGGCCATGAAGGGGGTTGAGGATAGGGGGGAACAACGGAGGATACTGAATGAATTCAAGGATATAGAAATTTTTCATATTGATCTTGATCATATACTCAACCCTGAAACAGACTTTCGTATCCTTTCCGAACGTTTAACTATGCTTGCGGAAGTTGTTATTGATACTGTGGCAGGATATTCATATAAGCATCTAAGTGATATCTATGGATACCCAACAACTGTAGCAGGTTTGTATGATAAATTTTGTATATTTGGATTGGGGAAATTCGGGGGCGCAGCATTGGGCTATGCCTCAGATATTGAAATTCTTCTTGTCTATAGCGACAATGGCCAAACTGATGGAACAGATTCAATAAAGAATTCGGATTTTTTTAATCGCCTTGTTAAAGAGATAATCGGTTTTATTAAAGCAAAAAAAGAGGGAATTTTTCGTCTCGATTTACGTCTTCGTCCCTATGGGATTGACGGGCCTCTCGCGTGTAGTCTAGATTCTTTCTGCAAATACTATGGAGCTGGAGGAGACGCTCATTCTTATGAGAGATTAGCGCTGGTGCGCATGCGTCCTGTGGGGGGTGACGTTGACTTTGGAGAGCAGCTTATTCGTTTAAGAAATGAATTTATTTATTCAACAAATAGTATTGATATAAAGGAGCTTCATAATCTCAGGCGTAAGCAATTTATAGAGAAGACGCAGGAGGGAAGAATAAACGCAAAATACTCACCTGGCGCGTTAGTGGATATTGAATATACTGTACAGATTTTGCAGATAATGTTCGGCAGAGAGAATTTATCTCTGAGGACGCCGCGCATTCATGATGCCTTGAATGCTTTAGCCGAGCATGGAATCCTGGAATGGGTTGAGGTGGTCGATGTTATCGGAGCATACGATTTTTTCAGAGAGTTAATAAATGGTCTCAGGATGCTCAGGGGTTCCGTAGAAGATCTCTTTCTACCTTCAATTGATTCAATCGAATATGGCCATCTCGCTCGGCGTATGGGGTATAAAGTTGAAGGAGACCTGAGCCAGGTAAAGCAGCTTCATATAGAATTTGAAACCAGATCTGCCATGGTTCGAACATTTATTGAACGACATTTCGGTGGGACTATACTTCTTGGAGACGATGTGCGAAATATTGCAGATTTGATATTGTCGAAGGATCTTTCTGATTCGATATCCAGAAAAATCTTATCAGATTATGGTTTTAAAAATCCTGAAAGGGCGATTGTCAATCTTAAGAATCTAGCTAGTGGCAACAAACAGGAACTTTTTGTAAGGATTGCTGTTCTGGCTACAGATATACTGCTGCATAAACCTGATCCTGATATGGCACTGAACAATTGGGAACGTTTTATAGATGTAATATCTGATCCGGTCAGGCATTTTCAGGAAATGTTGTCTCAACCTAAGAAATTGGATATCCTTTTAAGCATATTTTCAACGAGTCAATATCTGTCAGATACCCTCATAAAAAATCCTGATTTTCTTGAATGGCTTATCCTACCAAAAAATCTATACAAATCATTAAATAAAACAGAGATTGAAGATGAATTAAAAAAGCTTTACCAGTCCTCTGAGTCACATGGAGACTGGCTGAATAGTATTCGTCTAATAAAGAAGAGGGAAATCCTGAGGATAGGAACAAGGGATATATGCCTGAATATGCCGCTTCCAGATATAACAGAGGACCTTTCTGTTCTGGCAGAGGCTTTTATTGATGTGGTTTCCGGAATTAACCTATCTTTATTGAATACTGAGGATGCATCTGTTCACTGGGATAATATTTTAAATAATTTTTCGATCATGGCATTTGGAAAACTCGGTGGTAATGAGCTCAATTATAGTTCTGATATTGATATAATGCTTATCTATGATGCAGGTGACAATTCTACGGGTATGCAGTCTGATGAAGCTTTTTATGGAAATATATACTCAACGATTATAGAAAAATTATTATCTGATTTATCCTCACATACAGAGGAGGGGCATGCCTACAGGGTTGACCTGAGATTAAGACCTTATGGTAGTTCAGGGGCTCTGGCATATTCTATAGAAAATCTTGTTGATTATTATAACAACATAGCGGATCTTTGGGAGATTCAGGCGCTGCTTAAACTGCGCCCGGTGGCCGGGAATCTCCCAGTGGGATATAAATTTATTGATAAAGTCAAAGAGATTTATAATAACAGGATTACCCATAAAAGCGTGATCGAATCAATCAGGAGGCTTCGTTCATTAGCGGTTAAGGAAAATTCATCAAGAATTCTATCAGGAATTGATATAAAAAACGGTATAGGTGGCATACGGGATATCGAATTCCTGGTTCAGGGTCTTCAGCTAATCAATCTTCCATCCAATTCAGGGTTGTTAGAGGCAAATACCCTCAAAGCATTGACTGTTCTTAAAAAAATCAATATTTTAAATCAGGATGTTGTTAAAAGTCTAAGGGAGGAATATATTTTTTTGAGAAAGGTTGAGCATTATCTGCAGTTGTATGAAGACAGGCAGGTTCATTCATTGCCTGCTGATCCAGTAAAATTGGAGGCTTTGGCAAAAAGTATGCTTGGTATTGATGCAAAAGCCCCTCAATTTATGAGTAAACTAAAGGATTATCAGCATAGAATTAGAGAGGCATACGACAGATATTTAATTCCGCATAACGATAACGAGGTTTCCCATCAATAG